The segment GTTATCAACAACCGGTTTTTTTATTCCGGAATACACGGCGGAGTGCCGAGAAACCTTTTGGCAAAAATCGCAGATTTAAAGATCACAACTTATCTTGACGGTTTTTTGGTAAATACCCGCTTCGAAACTAATAGGGGAGTTTTTACCGTTCACGCTTACGATTTTAATGCATACGCTGCGAGAAGCGCCGGTCCGGAAAAAATAATTCGTGAAGAAACCGACATTCTCGTTTCTTCCAATATGGCATTCCTTCATAAATTGAAAGTAGGGGACGAGCTTATTTCCGGAACTCCCAACGGTCCGAAAAAGTTCGTCGTTCGAGGAATAAAGGAACATTTCTTTTCCGAGAGAGGAACCGTTATGATGGATATTCGTTCATACGAAAAAATATTCGGAATTCGTTCCTTGAATTCCATCAAACTTTTTCTGAAAGACGAATTTAAGACCGAAGAAGGAGCCAAGATCGCAAAGGAAGAATTAAGGAGATTGTTTGCATCCGATCCGGCTTTCTCCGATCTGGCTCTCTTAGATTCCTCCCAGCTCCGGGAGCTCTACTTGTACGAAGTGAACAAAGTGTTTAGAGTTTTGGATTCCTTAAAAATCACGGCTTTATTCATCACTCTCATCTCTCTCTTATCATCGTTGATGCATAATTTATTCGATAAACAGCGGCTTCTTGGTTTGCTAAAATACTTAGGCGCCTCCCATTCGCAATTAGCCGCGATTATTAGGTCCGAAGCTATTTTCTTGACCAGTTTCGGGGCGATTTTCGGAATTTTAGCCTCTTTAGTTATGGCTCCGATCATCCTGTATGTGATAAACCGAAACGCATTCGGTTGGACTTTAACATTCACGTTTCTCCCTTGGATGCCCATGACGATAATGATTGTGGCTCCGATTTTAGGTTGGTTGGCCTCTTTCTATCCTCTTCGAATTCTGAAACGTTCGAATTTTAAACTAAGCCCTGAATAGGTAAAAATTTCACCTCCTTTCTTATAACGATAAGAATGGAAAAAGAGTTAAATCTCTCTTGATTGAAAAATAGAGGGAATTAAGCTACCAAAACGATGGCAAGCCCGCTCGAAACCGCCCTTGAATTAGCCGAAGAAATAAGGAAGGTCAACACCCAAGAGGATAACCGAATTCCCTACTCCGATACTTTCCTCAAGGACATGATAGCTTTTTTTTCTAGGGAGACCGCTCAAATCAGACAAAGCTTGGATATATTGAGGGTAGCGAAATATATTTTCATCATTAAAGTCGTTCTTCCCGACATGGCCCATAATGCCAGAAATCAGGACCCTGGAGTGGATGCTTACATCTATGCTGATCCAAAAATCGTGAGTGACCTTAGATCTTATACTGAGAAAAAATTAGAGAAGGCTTACGAAGCGACTTATTATAAACGGAAGTCCCCGTTTCAGATCACCCGCGAATTGTTTCCGAAAATCAAAGAACATAATAACACTCCGTTAGGGCGATACGTAAACGTCGTCGTCATGCTGGAAGAATATCAGAGAGTTCTAACTGCATCCCCTAACGAATATGAGGATGCTCGTCGTCGAAACAATCTTGCCGCATTGCTGGAACAGTCGGGAACTCCTACTACCGTCGCAAGAGACATTCCCGAATATGAGATCGGTCCCTCCATCGGAAGTCACGGAACAAAACGAGCCGTGGATAAAATCGCTTCCGACGAAGTTCTTATCAACCCAAAAAGCCCTTGGTCCAGACTGACCTCAAAATTCTCCTCCGAGTTTTTAATTCGAATCCATCTTAGAAAATATGAATTCGATACGGTTAAAAAACTCATTTTAGGTGGAAAGATTGTGGAATACGACGAATTAAAATTCGTACGCGATACATTGCAGGTAATGGAAAGTCACGTTCATCTGGATCCTCTACTCAGCAACTTCATATCGGAAATGACGGAACTACGTAGATTAGCTCAAAAGAAAATGAACATTCTGAAAGGAATCACGAATTCGGGTTCGATAGGATCGGGTTAAATCAATCCGAAATATCTCGCAATCAGTACGATTAAAAGAATCAGAAGTATAAATATATATCTTCTCCGCGCCGTCTGACCGGTATTCATTCTGTCCTTAGGCCAATATAATAAAAATAGAAGAGTGTTCGCAGTCGCTACGATATAAATCGCGTCCTGTTTCAAATGCCAAGGACCGAATAAATAAGCTAGGATAGTCCCGAAAGTCGGGATGAATGCCAGAGGCGTTTTCCAAGTGAGAACGCGGGAATCCTCTTCGAAAACCGCAGCTTTTTTACCGGATTTTTTCTCCAATTCGGAAAGAAACTCGTCCATAGACTGCAAATTCAAAATCGGGATATACGTTCCTTGTTTTGTGATTAATAGAATTCGCTGATATCCTCTAAACGTATCCTTCTCTATTCCGTTCACCTCTCGCAAATCGAATTCCATACATTGACCTTGAGGATTCCATTGTTTGAGACTATTTCCGGATAATTCCACTTTAGAACCTTCTAAAGTTTTTAATTGTCTAGAATAATTCTTAACGAGTAAAAAAATCAACAGGCCGCCTAAAACCACAAACATCGTCAAAAAAGATTCCTGGCTCTCCGGAGAAACCTGGTGAAAATTTATCCCTAAAAAAAGAAGGAACACAAGGACCACCATTCCGGTCCGCTGTATCAATTTTTTACGAAAAGCGGGAACATCGTACGTGTAGTTTCCCATCGCTTACTCCAAATTTCCGAATTCCGATTTTTTAAAAATAGGATATACTCGAATTCCTTCGGCCTCGATCGCTTGTCTGCCGCCCTCTTCCCTATCTAAAATACAAATACAAGCCGCTACTTCCAAGCCGGAATCCCGAAGACTCTTAACCGCCTGCAAAGTCGAACCGCCGGTGGTTATCACATCGTCCACGACCACGCAGGATTTTACCGCATTCACGGCGCCTTCTACCAGGTTTTTTGTTCCATGATCCTTGGCTTGTTTTCTTACGATTAAAGGAAATACGTTTCTCGCCTGCCGTCTGAACTCCAGAGCGATTCCGTAGCAGATCGGATCCGCACCCATAGTTAGACCGCCGTACGCTTCCTGTTCCGAAAGCCCTGAACTCGGAATATGTCTTTCCACAATGTACCGGCAAAGCAGCTCCAATCTTTCGGGATGTAACGTGATTTCCTTGCAATTAAAGTAATGTCTAGACTTTCTTCCGCTTGCTAACGTAAAGGGTTCTTCCCTAAATCGATACGCGTGATTCTGTATGAGTCTAAATAATTCCTCTCTCACCTTTGTATCCTCCGTGGTGGTTTCTGGGCTGCTTTTCCATAATAAGAACGATCTCCGAACGAAAAACCGCTTTTTCTAAATTCGGAAAAAATCCGAAAAACGGAAACTTTTCCGCAACCTAACGAACAGCTTTCGCTCATATAAAACAAACCAAGACCGGATTACCGATATGGAACAAACGAAAAAAATTGCGCTTAAAACTACCATCTTTCTCATAGCCACTCCGATTATCGGGGTGTTTGGCACGGCGGCCCTCCTCTTAACGAGAGGAATACCGACCTATACTTGGCTTGCATTCTCCTTTATGCTGGTCGCAACGGGGCTTTCGATTACAGCTGGTTATCACCGTCTTTTCTCGCATAGAGCTTATAAAGCGGCTCTTCCAGTCCGTCTTTTCTATATTTTCTTCGGTGCTGCGGCATTTCAGCAATCCGTTATCGAATGGAGTTCCGATCACCGAATTCACCACAGATATGTGGATAAGGACGAAGATCCTTACTCGATCACCAAAGGTTTTTGGCACGCTCATATCCTATGGTTATTTAAGGATCGCAGCTACAGAGAACCGACCAATGTGACGGATCTTTGGGAAGATAAGTGGGTCAAATTCCAACACGATAATTATTATGCGGTTGCGATTTTCATGAATTTCATTCTCCCGATGCTGATCTGCGGACTTTGGGGAGACTGGCTAGGCGGACTGATCGTGGTTGGAACTCTTAGAGTCGCAATCAATCACCACTTCACGTTTTTTATCAACTCGTTGGCGCATTACAAGGGCGCTCAACCCTATTCGGATAAGCACACCGCTAAGGACAATTGGTTCATCGCTCTCTTTACTTTCGGAGAAGGATACCATAATTACCATCACGAATTCCAGGCAGATTATAGAAACGGAATCCGCTGGCACGATTATGATCCGACTAAATGGCTGATTAATATCTTTTCCTACTTGGGGCTTGCAAGCGATCTAAAGACTATTTCTGAAGAGCAGATTCTTCGTAAGAAAATGATAATGGATGAGAAGAGGCTTCGTAACAAACTAGAAGTTAAATCAGAATCTTTAACTCCTGGATTCGAAGAAAAATTGGAATCTCTTCGTCAGACCGTTCAGGAAAGACAACTTCGTTTACTCGCTCTCAAAACCGAGAAAGAGGAAGTCGATAAAAAGGCGGTAAAAGACGCTCAATCCGATTTCAAAGTCGCATTAAAGACTTGGAAGCGTTTCGTATCCGGAGATTTGGCTCCGGCTTAAGAATTCACTGTACCTGATCCCAGCTTTGCCCTCCCCTAAAAAGGAGGGTTTTCTTTTAGATAAGGCTTACTTACTGCCTTGGTAAAAACCTCGGACTAAAATCGAATTAGATATCAGTTCCGATTCCTGTCGAATCTCCCAATTGAATCACATCCACTTCTACTTTTAACTTATGCTTTCCGCCGCCGAAAAGTATTCCTCGTAACGGAGAAACGTCGGAAAAATCCCGTCCTACGGAAGTATAAATGTATTCTTCGGTTATGCTTTTACCGTTGGTCGGATCAAAATCAAACCAACCCAATCCAGGACAGAAAACGGAGATCCATGCATGGGTTGCATCACTACCTCTCAATTTAGGTTTGCCGGGCGGTGGATACGTCTCGATATAACCGGATACGTACCGGCAAGGAAATCCCATGGAGCGAAATGCGGCGATGGATAAATGAGTGAAGTCCTGACAAACACCTTCTTTCTTATCCAGCACTTCTTCGAGAGGGGTATATATATTGGTGCTCCCGGCTTTGAATTTGAATTCTTCGCGGAACCGCATTACGTATTCCAATACAGCTTCCAAATAAGGCTTATTCAGAGGGAGAAAACGGTTTAAGAATTCAGAATATAAATCGGATCGAACAACGAATAGAGAATCTCCGATAAATTCGAGAGCTTCCATTTCCTCCTTTGTGGAAAAATGGTTCAAGGATTGCAAAACCTCGTAACCGGTCGGAGAATTTGAAAATCGAGTAAGGACGGAATCCGTAGATACTTTAGCTTCGGCAAGGACGGAAAGAACGGTATGAGGTTCGTCGACGGAAAAAGAATAAACCGTATTTCCGAAATAATCTCTCCGAAATTCGGTTAGCTTAGGTTTCGGTTCGACTGTGATCCTAAGTTCCCGACAAATTTGACGTTCGTTCGAGTCCGGACAAAGGTGAGCCAAATTTAAACAATGTGCAACCGATTTTTCATACGTATAATGCGTCAGATGACGTACGGAATATTCAGCCATACGGTCCTCCTAGGCGAACCTGATTTTCTACGTACCGGAAATATTTCTTAGCTAAAGCGTCGGCAACCGCTTTCAACTGTAGGAAGATATCGTCCAACCATCGGCGCAAACCTCCTGCCGGATCGGCGTATTCGAATAATCGTTTGGCATCCTCTTCCTTAAATCTAGCCACCAATTCGTTGAAAAGTCGAACTTCCTCCGGGAGCTCCCCGTTGACTCCGGGAATCATCAACGCGTTTTCTCGGATCCGCGATAATTGATACGCCAAGGACCTAGGATTCGTTTCGTCGAATATTAGAATATCTATCACCGACTCCGCTTCGATCCTATATTTATATCTTCTGCGATATGTTATTCGAATATCATTTACGTTTAATAGACTCTCGAAAACCCCTTTGTTATAAAGAGTCGTTTGGTTGATTACTGAAAGTAATACTCTCGCTAAGAATTGAGAGCGTTCCAACCTTTTTCCCAAATCCAGGAAATAGTATCCTGTCTCTCGGCTCATATTCTCGGAGGATAATCCGGATAAGGAAGAAAGTAGAGTGACTAAGATTTGCAGATATTCTAGAATTTCTCCGTAGGAAGAATCGCTCGGAGATTCGCTTTCAATCTGAGAAATCAAATATCTGGTATCGTCGGAGATGCGATCCCGTACCGATTTAGTGGTCCGAACGAAGAAATTCAAATCGTGACGAATGCTTCCCGAGGAGTAATGCGAGGTAACCATCTCGTAGATTTTGTCCCGGACCGCTTCCAAGGACCCGGATCCAATTGCCTCCCCAAACCCTCCGGAAAAATTCGAAACTTGGTTTAAGATTCCTAGGAGAACGCCGGACTGGTCTCTTTCGTAGGACTCTTCCGATTCGAGAATTTTATTTACTCCCTCTCGAACGAGCCTAGCCATATTTTCCGCACGTTCCGCGTAACGTCCCATCCAGAACATATTATCCGCGACGCGACTTGGAACTCCAGCTCCCTTTCTTTTGAGAGGGATTCGTTCCACATTGCCCGGAAGAAGAGTGATATCCTTCTTTTCTTCCGACGATAAAATCCAAAGATCCTTGGATACGGCTCCTCTTTGGTTCGTGACAATAAGTTCGTCAT is part of the Leptospira broomii serovar Hurstbridge str. 5399 genome and harbors:
- a CDS encoding transglutaminase family protein, with amino-acid sequence MAEYSVRHLTHYTYEKSVAHCLNLAHLCPDSNERQICRELRITVEPKPKLTEFRRDYFGNTVYSFSVDEPHTVLSVLAEAKVSTDSVLTRFSNSPTGYEVLQSLNHFSTKEEMEALEFIGDSLFVVRSDLYSEFLNRFLPLNKPYLEAVLEYVMRFREEFKFKAGSTNIYTPLEEVLDKKEGVCQDFTHLSIAAFRSMGFPCRYVSGYIETYPPPGKPKLRGSDATHAWISVFCPGLGWFDFDPTNGKSITEEYIYTSVGRDFSDVSPLRGILFGGGKHKLKVEVDVIQLGDSTGIGTDI
- a CDS encoding acyl-CoA desaturase, coding for MEQTKKIALKTTIFLIATPIIGVFGTAALLLTRGIPTYTWLAFSFMLVATGLSITAGYHRLFSHRAYKAALPVRLFYIFFGAAAFQQSVIEWSSDHRIHHRYVDKDEDPYSITKGFWHAHILWLFKDRSYREPTNVTDLWEDKWVKFQHDNYYAVAIFMNFILPMLICGLWGDWLGGLIVVGTLRVAINHHFTFFINSLAHYKGAQPYSDKHTAKDNWFIALFTFGEGYHNYHHEFQADYRNGIRWHDYDPTKWLINIFSYLGLASDLKTISEEQILRKKMIMDEKRLRNKLEVKSESLTPGFEEKLESLRQTVQERQLRLLALKTEKEEVDKKAVKDAQSDFKVALKTWKRFVSGDLAPA
- the pyrE gene encoding orotate phosphoribosyltransferase, encoding MREELFRLIQNHAYRFREEPFTLASGRKSRHYFNCKEITLHPERLELLCRYIVERHIPSSGLSEQEAYGGLTMGADPICYGIALEFRRQARNVFPLIVRKQAKDHGTKNLVEGAVNAVKSCVVVDDVITTGGSTLQAVKSLRDSGLEVAACICILDREEGGRQAIEAEGIRVYPIFKKSEFGNLE